In the Streptomyces sp. BHT-5-2 genome, one interval contains:
- a CDS encoding geranylgeranyl reductase family protein, whose translation MSSEQAAEGEQQVWDVVVVGAGPAGASAAHAAACTGRRVLLLEKAELPRYKTCGGGIIGPSRDSLPPGFELPLRDRVHAVTFTLNGKLTRTRRAKNTLFGLVDRPEFDAALVASAKDAGAQLRTGVTVSRVEQHGGNVPDRRTVAVVLGGGEVVLARAVIGADGSASRIGAHVGVKTDQVDLGLEAEIPVPETVAEDWAGRVLLDWGPLPGSYGWVFPKGDTLTVGVISARGDGAATKRYLDDFIGRLGLAGFEPRISSGHLTRCRTDDSPLSRGRVLVCGDAAGLLEPWTREGISFALRSGRLAGEWAVRISEAHDAVDARRQALNYAFAIKAGLGVEMAVGRRMLAAFARRPGMFHAALTGLRPAWRAFAKITRGSATLAELVRTHPLARRTLDAFDRAEAARGTVPAARPEEIGDPEPAAERR comes from the coding sequence GTGAGCAGCGAGCAGGCAGCCGAGGGCGAGCAGCAGGTGTGGGACGTCGTGGTGGTGGGCGCGGGGCCCGCCGGCGCCTCGGCGGCACACGCCGCGGCGTGTACGGGACGCCGGGTGCTGCTCCTCGAGAAGGCCGAACTCCCCCGCTACAAGACCTGCGGCGGCGGCATCATCGGCCCGTCCCGGGATTCGCTGCCACCGGGTTTCGAACTTCCGCTGCGCGACCGGGTGCACGCCGTCACCTTCACGCTCAACGGCAAGCTGACCCGCACCCGTCGTGCCAAGAACACGCTCTTCGGGCTGGTCGACCGCCCCGAGTTCGACGCCGCGCTGGTGGCGTCCGCCAAGGACGCCGGGGCGCAGCTGCGGACGGGCGTCACCGTCTCGCGGGTCGAGCAGCACGGCGGCAACGTCCCCGACCGGCGGACCGTCGCGGTGGTGCTCGGCGGCGGCGAGGTGGTGCTGGCGCGGGCCGTGATCGGCGCGGACGGCAGCGCGAGCCGGATAGGCGCGCACGTCGGCGTCAAGACCGACCAGGTCGACCTCGGGCTGGAGGCCGAGATCCCGGTGCCGGAGACGGTCGCCGAGGACTGGGCGGGCCGGGTGCTCCTCGACTGGGGCCCGCTGCCGGGCAGTTACGGCTGGGTCTTCCCCAAGGGGGACACCCTCACCGTCGGCGTGATCTCGGCCCGGGGCGATGGTGCGGCCACCAAGCGCTATCTGGACGACTTCATCGGCCGGCTCGGCCTGGCCGGCTTCGAGCCGCGGATCTCCTCCGGGCACCTGACCCGCTGCCGCACCGACGACTCCCCGCTCTCCCGCGGCCGGGTGCTGGTCTGCGGCGACGCGGCCGGTCTGCTGGAGCCCTGGACCCGCGAGGGCATCTCGTTCGCGCTGCGCTCGGGGCGGCTGGCGGGCGAGTGGGCGGTGCGGATCTCCGAGGCGCACGACGCGGTGGACGCCCGCCGGCAGGCCCTGAACTACGCCTTCGCGATCAAGGCCGGGCTGGGTGTGGAGATGGCGGTCGGCCGGCGGATGCTGGCCGCCTTCGCGCGCCGCCCGGGGATGTTCCATGCCGCGCTGACCGGACTCCGGCCCGCGTGGCGGGCGTTCGCGAAGATCACCCGCGGTTCGGCCACGCTCGCCGAACTGGTGCGTACGCATCCGCTCGCCCGGCGCACGCTGGACGCCTTCGACCGGGCGGAGGCGGCCCGGGGGACCGTGCCCGCCGCCCGGCCGGAGGAGATCGGCGACCCGGAGCCGGCGGCCGAACGGCGGTGA
- a CDS encoding dipeptidase: MSDSPLAQTVAALQPRARAELTELVAFKSVADFAQFPKSESEGAARWVADALRAEGFQDVALLDTPDGTQSVYGHLPGPAGAPTVLLYAHYDVQPPLDEAAWISPPFELTERDGRWYGRGTADCKGGVIMHLTALRALKEHGGVPVNIKVIAEGSEEQGTGGLERYAEAHPELLAADAIIIGDAGNFRAGLPTVTATLRGMTMVQVRVDTLAGNLHSGQFGGAAPDALAALIRILDSLRAEDGSTTVRGLTTDAAWEGLQYPEEDFRSDAKVLDGVELIGTGTVADRLWARPAVTVLGIDCPPVVGATPSVHASARALVSLRVPPGTDAAEATKLLTAHLEGAAPWGARVTAEQVGQGQPFRADTTSPAYAAMAEALREAYDGQEMQTSGMGGSIPLCNTLTALYPDAEILLIGLSEPEAQIHAVNESVCPEELRRLSLAEALFLQRFAKRG; encoded by the coding sequence ATGTCCGACAGCCCGCTCGCCCAGACCGTCGCCGCGCTGCAACCGCGCGCCAGGGCCGAGCTCACCGAGCTGGTGGCCTTCAAGTCGGTCGCCGACTTCGCACAGTTCCCCAAGAGCGAGAGCGAGGGCGCCGCCCGCTGGGTCGCCGACGCACTGCGGGCCGAGGGCTTCCAGGACGTGGCACTGCTGGACACCCCCGACGGCACCCAGTCCGTCTACGGCCACCTCCCCGGCCCGGCCGGTGCGCCGACCGTGCTGCTGTACGCGCACTACGACGTCCAGCCGCCGCTGGACGAGGCCGCCTGGATCTCCCCGCCGTTCGAGCTGACCGAGCGCGACGGCCGCTGGTACGGACGCGGCACCGCGGACTGCAAGGGCGGCGTGATCATGCACCTGACCGCGCTGCGCGCCCTCAAGGAGCACGGCGGCGTCCCGGTCAACATCAAGGTGATCGCCGAGGGTTCGGAGGAGCAGGGCACCGGCGGCCTGGAGCGGTACGCCGAGGCGCACCCCGAACTGCTGGCCGCCGACGCCATCATCATCGGCGACGCCGGCAACTTCCGGGCCGGGCTGCCGACGGTCACCGCGACGCTGCGCGGCATGACGATGGTGCAGGTCCGGGTCGACACCCTGGCGGGCAATCTGCACTCCGGCCAGTTCGGCGGCGCGGCCCCGGACGCGCTGGCCGCGCTGATCCGCATCCTGGACTCGCTGCGCGCCGAGGACGGTTCGACGACCGTGCGCGGGCTGACCACGGACGCCGCCTGGGAGGGCCTGCAGTACCCGGAGGAGGACTTCCGCTCGGACGCCAAGGTCCTGGACGGCGTCGAACTCATCGGCACCGGCACCGTCGCGGACCGCCTCTGGGCCCGCCCCGCGGTGACGGTCCTCGGCATCGACTGCCCGCCGGTGGTCGGCGCCACCCCGTCCGTACACGCCTCGGCGCGCGCCCTGGTGAGCCTGCGGGTGCCGCCGGGCACCGACGCCGCCGAGGCCACCAAGCTGCTCACCGCCCACCTGGAGGGCGCCGCCCCCTGGGGCGCCCGGGTCACGGCCGAGCAGGTCGGCCAGGGCCAGCCGTTCCGCGCGGACACCACCAGCCCCGCCTACGCCGCCATGGCCGAGGCGCTGCGCGAGGCGTACGACGGCCAGGAGATGCAGACGTCCGGCATGGGCGGCTCGATCCCCCTCTGCAACACGCTGACCGCCCTCTACCCCGACGCAGAGATCCTGCTGATCGGCCTCAGCGAACCGGAGGCGCAGATCCACGCCGTCAACGAGAGCGTCTGCCCGGAGGAGCTCCGGAGGCTCTCGCTGGCGGAGGCGCTGTTCCTCCAGCGGTTCGCGAAGCGGGGCTGA
- a CDS encoding NUDIX hydrolase: MIVWLNGTFGAGKTTAAHELLDLLPGSTLYDPELLGSGLRLMLPAKRFEEVDDYQDLPSWRRMVVDTAAALLTDVPGPLVTPMTLLRQEYRDEIFGSLAARRIPVRHVLLHAEETILRERIAHREEIPGDPEGSASARRWCLEHLGPYARALDWLKGDAHVVDTTTLTPRQTAERVAEAVRTGAGACDIVQTPEPTAETLAAGVLLFDDQGRVLLVDPTYKPGWEFPGGIVEPGEPPARAGVREVAEELGIQLPCTPRLLVLDWEAPKPPGFGGLRLLFDGGTLTEDRIGDLLLPGSELRAWRFVTESEAESMLPPVRWNRLRWALRARERGCPLHLEAGVPLG; this comes from the coding sequence GTGATCGTCTGGCTGAACGGCACGTTCGGTGCGGGCAAGACCACTGCGGCTCATGAACTGCTCGACCTGCTTCCCGGAAGCACGCTCTACGACCCCGAACTCCTGGGCAGCGGGCTGCGGTTGATGCTGCCTGCCAAGCGGTTCGAGGAGGTGGACGACTACCAGGACCTGCCGTCCTGGCGGCGGATGGTGGTGGACACCGCGGCCGCACTGCTCACCGACGTGCCGGGCCCGCTGGTCACGCCGATGACGCTGCTCCGCCAGGAGTACCGCGACGAGATCTTCGGCTCCCTCGCCGCCCGCCGGATTCCGGTCCGACATGTTCTGCTCCATGCGGAGGAAACGATCCTGCGCGAGCGGATAGCCCACCGCGAGGAAATCCCCGGCGACCCCGAGGGCAGCGCCTCGGCCCGCCGCTGGTGCCTGGAGCACCTCGGGCCCTACGCCCGGGCGCTGGACTGGCTCAAGGGCGACGCGCACGTCGTCGACACCACGACGCTGACGCCGCGTCAGACCGCCGAGCGGGTCGCCGAGGCCGTCCGCACCGGAGCCGGTGCCTGCGACATCGTGCAGACCCCCGAACCCACCGCGGAGACCCTCGCCGCCGGCGTGCTCCTCTTCGACGACCAGGGCCGCGTACTCCTGGTCGATCCGACGTACAAGCCCGGCTGGGAGTTCCCCGGCGGCATCGTGGAACCGGGCGAGCCACCCGCTCGCGCGGGCGTGCGCGAGGTCGCCGAGGAACTCGGCATCCAACTCCCTTGCACACCACGGCTGTTGGTCCTCGACTGGGAAGCACCCAAGCCGCCCGGCTTCGGCGGTCTCCGCCTCCTCTTCGACGGCGGCACCCTCACCGAGGACCGCATCGGCGACCTCCTCCTCCCCGGCTCCGAACTCCGCGCCTGGCGCTTCGTCACGGAGTCCGAGGCGGAGTCGATGCTGCCGCCGGTACGCTGGAACCGCCTACGGTGGGCGCTTCGCGCCCGGGAGCGGGGGTGTCCGCTGCATCTGGAGGCCGGCGTGCCCTTGGGGTGA
- a CDS encoding serine/threonine-protein kinase — protein MGVVCRADDQVLGRAVALKVLRAYTDASAPELADLRTRMQREARAAARIRHSGVVTVHDVIEEDGRPVIVMELVDGPSLDDAVGEHGPRDPREIARIGAAVMDALDAAHQVGVLHRDVKPGNVLLDRTGRVVLTDFGIASIEAPGDGATTNITRSGELVGSLDYLPPERAQGMDPTPASDIWSLGMTLYAAVEGGTAPFRRTSVYSTLTAIVTEPLPEPRRAGPLTPVLHALMAKNPADRPSAAEARSMLRAVADGRDPGVTPPAPPSAAPPGLSYAPTATDVTAGGGPVPGPAGSGVAPAGWLGGPGAQAGAAPQPPAPYAPQGPAAHDPSATAAGSSMGATGPHPYPGGANGDTTRLPARRRRRVLLAAAAVLAVLAGGGGLTYALVGGGSGDRDTAGGRQPAAPVGSPTAGRPSVSAGKGGDGKALSPSPSDATTPSGDTSASGNPEPGGPGGSSGGQNGGAAAGGEQGGTAGAAGGAQGGTSGGAHGGTTGGSGGGSGSGGAGGGSAGTGGGPTQGPSCVDVGGGKANCTVWRTAASYTASFQQVGHLNMGTNYFYCQAKLGRRETSGKWTNVWWAKTDDDSGNSGVYISVVYLTGGENDQPVPGLRVC, from the coding sequence CCTCAAGGTCCTGCGGGCCTACACGGACGCCTCCGCTCCGGAACTCGCCGACCTGCGCACCCGGATGCAGCGCGAGGCGCGGGCCGCGGCCCGGATCCGGCACTCCGGCGTGGTGACCGTCCACGACGTCATCGAGGAGGACGGGCGCCCGGTCATCGTCATGGAGCTGGTGGACGGGCCGTCGCTGGACGACGCCGTCGGCGAGCACGGACCGAGGGACCCCCGGGAGATCGCCCGCATCGGCGCCGCCGTGATGGACGCGCTGGACGCCGCCCACCAGGTGGGCGTGCTGCACCGCGACGTCAAGCCGGGCAACGTCCTGCTCGACCGCACCGGCCGGGTGGTGCTCACCGACTTCGGCATCGCCAGTATCGAGGCCCCCGGCGACGGCGCCACCACCAACATCACCCGCAGCGGCGAACTCGTCGGCTCCCTCGACTACTTGCCGCCCGAGCGCGCCCAGGGCATGGACCCCACCCCGGCCTCGGACATCTGGTCGCTGGGCATGACGCTGTACGCGGCGGTGGAGGGCGGCACCGCGCCGTTCCGCCGCACGTCGGTGTACTCCACGCTGACCGCGATCGTCACCGAACCGCTGCCCGAGCCGCGCCGGGCCGGGCCGCTGACGCCCGTGCTGCACGCCCTGATGGCCAAGAACCCGGCCGACCGCCCGTCCGCCGCCGAGGCCCGCAGCATGCTCCGGGCGGTGGCGGACGGCCGCGACCCCGGTGTGACGCCGCCCGCCCCGCCGTCGGCCGCTCCGCCCGGCCTGTCGTACGCGCCCACCGCGACGGACGTGACGGCGGGGGGCGGGCCGGTGCCCGGTCCCGCCGGCTCCGGCGTGGCACCGGCCGGCTGGCTCGGCGGGCCCGGTGCCCAGGCCGGCGCCGCCCCGCAGCCGCCGGCCCCGTACGCGCCGCAGGGTCCGGCCGCCCACGACCCGTCGGCCACCGCGGCCGGCTCCTCGATGGGTGCCACCGGACCGCACCCCTATCCGGGCGGCGCGAACGGCGACACCACCCGGCTGCCGGCCCGTCGCCGCCGTCGGGTGCTGCTGGCGGCGGCGGCCGTCCTGGCGGTGCTGGCCGGTGGCGGTGGGCTCACCTACGCGCTGGTGGGCGGCGGTTCCGGCGACCGGGACACCGCGGGCGGCCGGCAGCCGGCCGCGCCGGTCGGCTCGCCCACGGCGGGCCGGCCGAGCGTGTCCGCCGGGAAGGGCGGCGACGGCAAGGCCCTGAGCCCGTCGCCGTCCGACGCGACGACACCCTCGGGCGACACCTCCGCGTCCGGGAACCCCGAGCCCGGTGGCCCGGGCGGCAGTTCGGGCGGCCAGAACGGCGGAGCGGCCGCGGGCGGCGAACAGGGCGGCACAGCCGGCGCCGCCGGTGGGGCGCAGGGCGGCACGTCGGGCGGCGCACACGGCGGCACGACCGGTGGCTCCGGCGGTGGCTCCGGGTCCGGCGGTGCCGGTGGGGGCAGCGCCGGCACCGGCGGCGGGCCGACCCAGGGCCCGTCCTGCGTCGACGTCGGCGGCGGCAAGGCCAACTGCACCGTGTGGCGCACCGCGGCCTCGTACACCGCCTCCTTCCAGCAGGTCGGCCATCTCAACATGGGCACCAACTACTTCTACTGCCAGGCGAAACTGGGCCGTCGCGAGACGTCCGGGAAGTGGACCAACGTGTGGTGGGCCAAGACCGACGACGACAGCGGCAACTCCGGTGTCTACATCAGCGTCGTCTACCTCACCGGCGGGGAGAACGACCAGCCGGTGCCCGGGCTGCGGGTCTGCTGA